Proteins found in one Planctomycetes bacterium MalM25 genomic segment:
- a CDS encoding Tetratricopeptide repeat protein, whose protein sequence is MKLEFLPTLLITATGWWSSLWLTPDQLGQRLADRGEYARAAEAFRDPMRSGVAWYRAGEFKKAEQAFNQLATPEAIFNRGDCLVFQGKYEEAVACFEQALELRPGWEAAQANRKLARARAKLVESQGGDYGDQRVGADKVVFDKGAKSKGVETQTEADNGPPDAATQALWLRRVTTKPADFLRAKFAYQQAVGGSDQ, encoded by the coding sequence ATGAAGCTGGAGTTCTTGCCCACTCTCCTGATCACGGCGACGGGTTGGTGGTCATCGCTTTGGCTGACTCCCGATCAGTTAGGGCAGCGCTTGGCCGATCGGGGCGAGTACGCTCGGGCGGCCGAAGCGTTCCGAGACCCGATGCGGAGTGGCGTGGCGTGGTATCGAGCCGGAGAGTTCAAGAAAGCAGAACAGGCCTTCAATCAACTGGCGACTCCCGAAGCGATTTTCAACCGAGGAGATTGCCTAGTGTTCCAGGGGAAGTACGAAGAGGCTGTCGCCTGCTTTGAACAGGCTCTTGAGCTCCGCCCGGGCTGGGAGGCCGCGCAAGCCAACCGCAAGCTGGCCCGGGCTCGCGCCAAGCTCGTCGAATCGCAAGGTGGCGACTACGGTGATCAACGCGTAGGAGCCGACAAGGTCGTCTTCGACAAGGGGGCGAAATCCAAGGGCGTGGAGACGCAAACAGAGGCAGACAACGGCCCTCCGGATGCCGCGACGCAAGCCCTGTGGCTCCGCCGCGTCACGACCAAGCCGGCCGATTTCCTGCGGGCTAAATTCGCTTACCAACAGGCTGTCGGCGGGAGCGACCAATGA
- a CDS encoding von Willebrand factor type A domain protein, giving the protein MMLTALARPQWLEPPIERVIPTRDLLLVIDLSGSMDHEDFTDEEGQTTNRLAAVKEVLGDFLVEREGDRVGLVVFGDSPFLQAPFTTDLALCRQLLDETVVGMAGPRTALGDALGLGMQLFENSDTPTKTMIALTDGNDTASAVPPVEAARVARDRGVTIHTIAIGDPSTVGEEAIDLDVLRQVAKESGGESFLALDRDELQEIYDQLDQIETRELTTASHRPRRDVYYWPLGIALLLSAADRLRDLLRPRLPSHASASLSRLRVNRQTFQTEVVSS; this is encoded by the coding sequence ATGATGCTCACCGCGCTCGCCCGCCCTCAGTGGCTGGAGCCTCCGATCGAGCGTGTGATCCCGACGCGCGATTTGCTCCTCGTGATCGATCTGTCTGGCTCAATGGATCACGAGGACTTCACGGATGAAGAGGGCCAGACGACCAACCGCTTGGCGGCGGTGAAAGAGGTGCTGGGCGACTTTCTTGTGGAACGCGAGGGGGACCGTGTCGGCCTGGTCGTTTTCGGCGACTCTCCTTTCTTGCAAGCGCCGTTCACCACGGACCTTGCACTGTGCCGTCAGCTGCTCGATGAAACCGTCGTCGGCATGGCGGGGCCGCGCACCGCGTTGGGCGATGCACTCGGGCTGGGGATGCAACTTTTCGAGAACAGCGACACGCCCACCAAGACGATGATCGCCCTGACCGACGGCAACGACACGGCGAGCGCCGTCCCTCCGGTGGAAGCGGCCCGAGTCGCGCGAGACCGGGGCGTAACCATCCACACGATCGCGATCGGCGACCCGTCAACCGTGGGTGAAGAGGCGATCGACCTCGACGTCCTGCGTCAGGTGGCGAAGGAATCGGGCGGAGAATCGTTCCTGGCGTTGGACCGCGATGAACTCCAAGAGATCTACGATCAGCTTGACCAGATCGAAACTCGGGAGCTCACCACCGCGAGCCACCGACCACGCCGCGACGTCTACTATTGGCCCCTTGGGATCGCCTTGCTGCTGTCTGCCGCAGACAGGCTCCGCGACTTGCTGAGGCCTCGTTTGCCTTCGCACGCCTCGGCATCGCTCTCCCGACTGCGGGTCAACCGTCAAACCTTCCAGACGGAGGTGGTCTCGTCATGA
- a CDS encoding ATPase family associated with various cellular activities (AAA) has translation MPPYRNATLTTPHEAFTRLSEAMNAAVIGQQEVVERLLIALLANGNVLMEGLPGTAKTRSIKTLSTLIDSDFSRVQFTPDLLPSDVTGSEIYREQTGEFDFQPGPIFGNLVLADEINRAPAKVQAALLEAMEERQVTVAGKTHSLPDLFLVLATQNPIEQEGTYPLPEAQMDRFLVYVKVPYPAAANELEILRLVRSENTSEDQAPPAPIPQDAVFAAREEVNAVHMAEAVEQYLVDLVIATREPERYDTELAAMLQIGASPRATLAIDAASRARAWLYGNDFVSPEDVQAVAPACLAHRVHLSYEAEAAGKTREQLVEAILDRVAIA, from the coding sequence ATGCCACCGTACAGGAACGCCACGTTGACGACCCCGCACGAAGCCTTCACGCGTCTTTCCGAGGCGATGAACGCCGCCGTCATCGGCCAGCAAGAGGTCGTCGAACGGCTTCTTATCGCGTTGCTGGCGAATGGCAACGTCCTCATGGAGGGGCTCCCCGGTACGGCGAAGACACGCTCGATCAAGACCCTCTCGACTCTGATCGACAGCGACTTCAGCCGCGTGCAGTTCACGCCCGATCTGCTGCCTTCGGACGTCACGGGGTCAGAGATCTACCGCGAGCAGACCGGCGAGTTTGATTTCCAACCGGGGCCTATCTTCGGCAACCTGGTGCTCGCCGACGAGATCAATCGCGCACCGGCCAAGGTGCAAGCCGCCCTGCTGGAGGCGATGGAAGAGCGCCAGGTAACCGTTGCCGGCAAGACCCACTCTCTGCCCGACCTCTTCCTCGTCTTGGCGACCCAGAATCCTATCGAGCAAGAAGGGACCTACCCGTTGCCCGAAGCGCAGATGGACCGCTTCCTCGTCTACGTGAAGGTGCCCTACCCGGCCGCCGCGAACGAGCTTGAGATCCTGCGGCTTGTCCGCTCCGAGAACACCAGCGAGGACCAAGCCCCCCCCGCTCCGATCCCTCAAGACGCCGTTTTCGCAGCCCGCGAGGAGGTCAACGCGGTGCACATGGCCGAAGCGGTGGAGCAGTACCTCGTTGATCTGGTGATCGCGACTCGCGAGCCCGAACGCTACGACACCGAGCTGGCGGCGATGCTGCAGATCGGCGCGAGCCCGCGGGCGACCCTCGCGATCGACGCCGCGAGCCGAGCCAGGGCATGGCTGTATGGGAACGACTTCGTTTCCCCCGAAGACGTCCAGGCGGTGGCTCCCGCGTGCCTCGCCCACCGCGTCCACCTCTCCTACGAGGCCGAAGCCGCCGGCAAGACGCGCGAACAGCTTGTTGAAGCGATCCTCGACAGGGTGGCGATCGCCTAG
- the zraR_3 gene encoding Transcriptional regulatory protein ZraR, which produces MLSETVLANSIDPESPSTTVLVIDSDPLVSTSVRRALEGIEHRLHTAADSHTGMEAVESKRPDLVVLDNLLPDRPGLHTLAMIRELAPSVPVLFVSAPWSGEVAIEAMKLSALDCLPKPLEPVPLRESIARALKRRSVLPSPPHQEDSQPHIPDLGAETLPLGLIGRCRPMQSVLKALGKVAGLDAPVLVRGEHGTGELAVAREIHKRSRDSEGPCLTVSCGSWDERGLTEALFGDQQGRSGSVTEAASGTLVLQEVDALPPRLQTRVLQAIRGLTYKPTSVTGEPSADCRIIATTNEDLEAKTRSGEFRSGLYYALTSYVIELPPLRQRRNDLPELVEHLLGHASEACESRPPRVSDEVMQALSNHLWPGNFDELESVLKRSMAQQNGDLLLASELFPAAAESVIAAGTEGSSNRESTDWRSFVDLRVEGGAGTLHAEAVADTEQKVFKRVLRHTRGNQAQAARVLGITRASLRKKLRMYGMAPRPVDGLD; this is translated from the coding sequence ATGCTTAGCGAAACCGTGCTTGCCAACTCCATCGACCCTGAAAGCCCAAGCACGACCGTCTTGGTGATCGACAGCGATCCGCTCGTTTCAACGAGCGTTCGACGCGCCCTTGAAGGTATCGAACACCGCTTGCACACGGCCGCTGACAGCCACACCGGCATGGAGGCGGTTGAGAGCAAGCGGCCGGATCTGGTCGTTCTCGATAACCTGCTCCCCGATAGGCCCGGTCTCCATACGCTGGCCATGATTCGTGAGCTCGCGCCCAGCGTGCCGGTGCTGTTCGTCTCCGCCCCTTGGTCGGGCGAAGTCGCGATCGAAGCGATGAAGCTTTCGGCGTTGGACTGCCTGCCAAAACCCCTGGAGCCAGTGCCGTTACGCGAGTCGATCGCTCGGGCGCTGAAACGGCGAAGCGTGCTACCTTCGCCCCCTCACCAAGAGGACAGCCAACCCCACATTCCCGACCTCGGCGCCGAGACGCTGCCGCTTGGGCTGATCGGACGGTGCCGCCCGATGCAAAGCGTGCTCAAGGCCCTAGGAAAGGTTGCGGGGCTAGACGCGCCGGTCCTGGTGCGAGGCGAACACGGAACGGGGGAACTTGCGGTAGCTCGCGAGATCCATAAACGAAGCCGCGACAGCGAAGGGCCCTGCCTCACGGTCTCGTGCGGGTCTTGGGACGAGCGTGGCTTAACCGAGGCGCTGTTCGGAGACCAGCAAGGTCGATCGGGAAGCGTCACCGAGGCCGCGAGCGGAACCCTCGTGCTTCAAGAGGTAGACGCCTTGCCTCCGCGATTGCAAACGCGGGTGCTGCAGGCGATCCGTGGCTTGACTTACAAGCCGACCAGCGTAACGGGTGAGCCATCCGCCGACTGCCGGATCATCGCGACCACCAACGAGGACCTTGAAGCGAAGACCCGATCGGGGGAGTTTCGATCGGGCCTCTACTACGCTCTCACCTCGTACGTCATCGAGCTGCCTCCATTGCGGCAACGCCGTAACGACCTCCCCGAACTCGTTGAGCACCTCTTAGGGCACGCCTCTGAAGCCTGTGAATCGCGGCCGCCACGGGTCTCCGATGAGGTCATGCAGGCCCTGAGCAATCACCTTTGGCCGGGCAACTTCGACGAACTCGAGAGCGTTCTGAAGCGATCGATGGCCCAGCAGAACGGGGATCTCCTTCTCGCAAGCGAGCTGTTCCCGGCGGCTGCGGAGTCGGTGATCGCAGCCGGCACCGAAGGGTCCTCCAACCGTGAATCGACGGACTGGCGGAGCTTCGTCGACCTGCGTGTCGAGGGGGGGGCCGGAACCCTCCACGCCGAAGCCGTCGCTGATACCGAGCAAAAGGTGTTCAAGCGGGTGCTCCGGCACACGCGTGGCAATCAAGCCCAGGCGGCCCGGGTGCTCGGGATCACCCGAGCGAGCCTCCGCAAGAAACTTCGCATGTACGGCATGGCCCCCCGCCCCGTCGATGGGCTCGATTGA
- the cysJ gene encoding Sulfite reductase [NADPH] flavoprotein alpha-component gives MSVSIIPESAPFNAEQRAWLNGFLAGWAGLDGASEADGVVNGVALLEADGAVPPEAEEDFPWHDDSLALDERLALAEEKPIERRLMAAMAQLDCGACGYVCKTYSEAIAAGEEKSLTLCSPGGKETTKAIKRLLKEAPASAATPTNGAAKPAESGYTRANPYAASLVSCENLNGADSAKQTTHAVIDLGESGLTYGVGDSLGVYPTNCPDLVDEVLEHLGAKEGASFRESLITEHCLREVTDELLDLLAVKATKPNEADAVRALVDSDDLDEMDVLDVLRRAPSALLGMEEFVACLSEINPRLYSIASSLKAHPGEVHLTVGKATTRIGARLHKGVASTMFSDRLATGDAVRVFVQPSHGFSVPADPAAPMIMVGPGTGIAPFRAFLEERAATGATGKNWLFFGDQHEASDFLYRNELEKLQANGLLTRLSTAFSRDQAEKVYVQDRMLQEGAELFSWLEAGGGFYVCGDAKRMANDVDKALHTLIAEHGELSEADAKAYVARLKDSGRYARDVY, from the coding sequence ATGAGCGTTTCGATCATCCCCGAGTCGGCCCCGTTCAACGCGGAGCAACGCGCCTGGCTCAACGGATTCCTCGCCGGCTGGGCCGGACTCGACGGTGCGAGCGAGGCCGACGGCGTCGTGAACGGTGTCGCTTTGCTCGAAGCCGACGGGGCCGTCCCGCCGGAGGCCGAGGAGGACTTCCCTTGGCACGACGACAGCCTAGCGCTCGACGAACGCCTCGCCCTCGCCGAGGAAAAGCCGATCGAACGCCGCTTGATGGCGGCGATGGCGCAGCTCGACTGCGGCGCCTGCGGCTACGTCTGCAAGACCTACAGCGAGGCGATCGCCGCCGGCGAAGAGAAGAGCCTCACGCTCTGCTCGCCCGGGGGCAAAGAGACGACCAAGGCGATCAAACGCCTGCTCAAGGAGGCCCCGGCATCGGCGGCAACGCCCACCAACGGCGCCGCCAAGCCCGCCGAGAGTGGCTACACCCGCGCCAACCCGTACGCGGCGAGCCTCGTCTCTTGCGAGAACCTCAACGGCGCCGATTCGGCCAAGCAGACAACGCACGCCGTGATCGACCTCGGCGAAAGCGGCCTGACCTACGGAGTGGGCGACTCGCTGGGGGTCTACCCGACCAACTGCCCCGATTTGGTGGACGAGGTGCTTGAGCACCTCGGCGCCAAGGAGGGAGCGTCGTTCCGCGAGTCTCTGATCACCGAGCACTGCCTACGAGAGGTGACCGACGAGCTGCTCGACCTGCTGGCCGTGAAAGCGACCAAGCCGAACGAGGCGGACGCCGTGCGGGCGTTGGTCGACTCGGATGACCTCGATGAGATGGACGTGCTCGACGTCCTCCGCCGTGCGCCCTCGGCGTTGCTAGGCATGGAGGAATTCGTTGCGTGTCTGTCGGAGATCAACCCGCGGCTCTACTCGATCGCCAGCTCGCTGAAGGCTCACCCGGGAGAGGTCCATCTCACGGTCGGTAAGGCGACGACGCGGATCGGTGCACGGCTCCACAAGGGCGTCGCCTCGACGATGTTCTCCGACCGCCTCGCAACGGGGGACGCGGTTCGCGTCTTCGTGCAACCGTCGCACGGCTTCAGCGTCCCCGCCGACCCGGCGGCTCCGATGATCATGGTCGGCCCGGGAACCGGGATCGCGCCGTTCCGCGCCTTCCTCGAAGAGCGTGCTGCGACCGGGGCGACGGGCAAGAATTGGCTATTCTTCGGTGACCAGCACGAGGCGAGCGACTTCCTCTATCGCAACGAACTCGAGAAGCTACAAGCCAACGGCCTACTCACACGGCTGAGCACGGCTTTCAGCCGCGATCAGGCGGAGAAAGTCTATGTGCAAGACCGGATGCTCCAAGAAGGCGCCGAGCTCTTCTCGTGGCTCGAAGCGGGCGGTGGCTTTTACGTCTGCGGCGATGCTAAACGGATGGCCAACGACGTCGATAAGGCACTCCACACCCTGATCGCCGAGCACGGCGAGCTGAGCGAAGCCGACGCGAAGGCCTACGTCGCCCGCCTCAAGGATTCGGGGCGTTACGCCCGCGATGTCTACTAG
- the sir_2 gene encoding Sulfite reductase [ferredoxin]: MSETNGFNAEQQNYLQGFALGADVARKVRGLPVISQGGAGESVTVGAATAIAVDPATDPMAMHRLAQDEQVAAGGKLVAEEQAKRDKNPRDMWDEFRTRSSAGEFPKGTDVFLTKFHGMFYVAPAQDSYMCRMRFPGGAIRSWQLRGLADLADRSAGGFVDVTTRANLQYREIPATELTNILTGLRDLGVINYGAGGDNIRNVTASPLSGLDPTELIETLPLAREMHHHLLNHRELYGLPRKFNIAYDGGGRISALEDTNDIGFTAVQLKAKAASESLPEGVYFQLTLGGITGHKDFARPTGVLLRPEECVEVAASVVRVFIRHGDRTNRNKARLKYVLDDWGFDKFIAAVEEDLGHELSKAPLNAVEPRPSDDRQGHVGVHAQKQPGLNYLGVVLPVGRITSSQMRGLAAISERYGDGDLRMTVWQNLLIANVPDESIDAAREAIEEIGLDWRATSVRAGLIACTGSAGCKYAAAPTKANAMAIADYVEERLELDSPVNIHVTGCHHSCAQHYIGDIGLISANVEDPDDPDETVEGYHLFVGGGYGERRAIARELFTDLPFRDVPQRVAALLQSYLDNRESSDEAFIDFTRRTDDEALRALCVATPVTA; the protein is encoded by the coding sequence ATGAGCGAAACGAACGGCTTCAACGCCGAACAACAGAACTACCTTCAAGGCTTCGCACTCGGCGCCGACGTCGCGCGCAAGGTGCGCGGTCTGCCGGTGATCTCCCAGGGCGGAGCCGGTGAGAGCGTGACGGTTGGCGCCGCGACGGCGATCGCGGTCGATCCCGCGACCGACCCAATGGCGATGCACCGCCTCGCCCAGGACGAGCAGGTCGCCGCCGGCGGCAAGCTCGTCGCCGAGGAGCAGGCCAAGCGGGACAAGAACCCGCGGGACATGTGGGACGAGTTCCGCACCCGCAGCTCCGCGGGCGAGTTCCCCAAGGGGACGGACGTCTTCCTCACGAAGTTCCACGGCATGTTCTACGTCGCGCCGGCGCAAGACAGCTACATGTGCCGCATGCGGTTCCCGGGCGGGGCGATCCGCTCGTGGCAGCTGCGGGGCCTGGCCGACCTGGCCGATCGCTCGGCTGGCGGCTTTGTCGACGTGACGACGCGCGCCAACCTGCAATACCGCGAGATCCCCGCTACCGAGCTGACCAACATCCTCACCGGGCTGCGCGACCTGGGCGTCATCAACTACGGTGCGGGCGGGGACAACATCCGCAACGTGACCGCGAGCCCGCTCAGCGGACTCGACCCGACCGAGCTGATCGAGACCCTCCCCCTCGCTCGGGAGATGCACCACCACCTGCTTAACCACCGAGAACTGTACGGCCTGCCCCGCAAGTTCAACATCGCCTACGACGGAGGCGGGCGGATCTCGGCCCTGGAGGACACCAACGACATCGGCTTCACCGCGGTTCAGCTCAAGGCGAAGGCGGCGAGCGAGTCGCTGCCCGAGGGGGTCTACTTCCAGCTCACGCTCGGCGGCATCACGGGGCACAAGGACTTCGCCAGACCGACCGGTGTGCTGTTGCGTCCCGAGGAGTGTGTCGAGGTGGCGGCCTCCGTCGTACGGGTCTTCATCCGGCACGGCGATCGCACCAACCGGAACAAGGCCCGGCTCAAGTACGTTCTCGACGACTGGGGTTTCGACAAGTTCATCGCGGCGGTTGAGGAGGACCTGGGGCACGAGCTGAGCAAAGCCCCGCTCAACGCGGTCGAGCCCCGCCCCTCGGACGACCGCCAGGGGCACGTCGGCGTCCACGCGCAGAAGCAGCCGGGGCTCAATTACCTCGGCGTAGTGCTGCCGGTCGGGCGGATCACCAGCTCCCAGATGCGAGGTCTCGCCGCGATCTCCGAACGGTACGGCGACGGCGACCTCCGGATGACGGTCTGGCAGAACCTGCTGATCGCCAACGTCCCCGACGAGTCGATCGACGCCGCTCGCGAGGCGATCGAGGAGATCGGGCTTGATTGGCGGGCCACGAGCGTCCGCGCGGGGCTGATCGCCTGCACGGGCTCGGCCGGCTGCAAGTACGCCGCGGCGCCGACCAAGGCAAACGCCATGGCGATCGCGGACTACGTCGAAGAGCGTTTGGAACTCGACAGCCCGGTGAACATCCACGTAACCGGTTGCCACCACTCGTGCGCCCAGCATTACATCGGCGACATCGGGCTGATCTCCGCCAACGTGGAGGACCCGGACGACCCCGACGAGACGGTCGAGGGCTACCACCTCTTCGTCGGCGGCGGCTACGGCGAACGCCGGGCGATCGCCCGCGAGCTGTTCACCGACCTCCCGTTCCGCGACGTTCCGCAACGCGTTGCGGCATTGCTCCAGTCGTACCTCGATAACCGCGAGTCATCCGACGAGGCGTTCATCGACTTCACGCGCCGCACGGACGACGAGGCGCTTCGCGCCCTCTGTGTCGCCACCCCCGTGACCGCCTAA
- the narB gene encoding Nitrate reductase, translating into MTTIPTKPSEVIGAIRNLIHQQEGPLTSELIRKPGRFGLGQVPERLAPDATTDVVCGYCSTGCGLRVHLRDGEAVNLTPATEYPVNLGMACPKGWEALAVLDAEDRATTPLLRDASGELRPVSWDAAMQEFCQRFKAIGAEHGPEAVAFLSTGQLVTEEMALLGALAKFGMGMVHGDGNTRQCMATAVTAYKESFGFDAPPYTYDDFEESDVLVLVGSNLCAAHPIMWERVCRNPHSPEIIVVDPRRTETAVAATIHAPIRPKSDLAFFYALSNVLIRDGLIDREYINAHTNGFDDFAAFLADYPPERAADASGVPIDEIERIARVIGEGKRVSFWWTMGVNQNYEGVRVAQSLINLALMTGNFGRPGTGANSVTGQCNAMGSRLYSNTTGLFAGRDFKKPDDRREVAELLGISVERIPTEDSLPYHQIIEGIREDKIKGLWVVCTNTSHSWINQSDARELLDKLDFLVVQDLYHTTETAQQADLVLPAAGWAEKEGTFINSERRFGVVKKVHRPPGEALPDFSIFRLVAEYWGCGDLFREWDSPEAALEILKRLSAGRPCDITGIGDYEAIDRAGGAQWPCVEPVAEVEQQRRLFEDGRFYHADERARFIWEPSREMPEPPDDAYPFLLITGRGAASQWHTQTRTSKSAVLRKLYPQGIYVEVHPDDARREGFANLDTITVRSRRGELEATAFVTPTVQPGQLFIPMHYEATNRLTLPHFDPYSHQPSYKDCAVRLEKA; encoded by the coding sequence ATGACGACCATCCCCACGAAGCCGTCCGAAGTGATCGGCGCCATCCGCAACCTGATCCACCAGCAGGAGGGCCCGCTCACCAGCGAGCTGATCCGCAAGCCGGGCCGGTTCGGCCTGGGGCAGGTCCCTGAGCGGCTCGCGCCGGACGCGACGACCGACGTGGTCTGCGGCTACTGCTCAACCGGTTGCGGTCTGCGGGTCCACCTCCGCGATGGCGAGGCGGTGAACCTCACGCCGGCGACCGAGTACCCGGTGAACCTCGGCATGGCCTGTCCGAAAGGCTGGGAAGCGCTCGCCGTGCTCGACGCCGAGGACCGCGCGACCACCCCTCTGCTGCGCGACGCTTCGGGCGAGCTGCGGCCCGTCTCGTGGGACGCGGCGATGCAGGAGTTCTGCCAACGCTTCAAGGCGATCGGAGCCGAGCACGGCCCAGAGGCGGTCGCGTTCCTCAGCACCGGCCAGCTGGTGACCGAGGAGATGGCCCTGCTGGGCGCCCTCGCGAAGTTCGGCATGGGCATGGTCCACGGCGATGGCAACACGCGGCAGTGCATGGCGACCGCCGTGACCGCCTACAAGGAGTCGTTCGGCTTCGACGCCCCGCCCTACACGTACGACGACTTCGAGGAGTCGGACGTCCTCGTGTTGGTCGGTTCGAACCTGTGCGCCGCGCACCCGATCATGTGGGAGCGAGTCTGCCGCAACCCGCACTCGCCCGAGATCATCGTCGTCGATCCACGACGGACCGAGACCGCGGTGGCCGCGACGATCCACGCCCCGATCCGTCCGAAGTCGGACCTCGCTTTCTTCTACGCCCTGTCGAACGTGCTGATCCGCGACGGGCTCATCGACCGCGAGTACATCAACGCCCACACGAACGGCTTCGACGACTTCGCCGCGTTCCTCGCCGACTACCCCCCCGAACGGGCCGCGGACGCGTCGGGCGTACCGATCGACGAGATCGAACGCATCGCCCGCGTGATCGGCGAGGGCAAGCGGGTTTCGTTCTGGTGGACGATGGGCGTCAACCAGAACTACGAAGGGGTCCGCGTCGCGCAGAGCCTGATCAACCTCGCCCTGATGACGGGCAACTTCGGCCGCCCCGGCACCGGCGCGAACAGTGTGACCGGCCAGTGCAACGCGATGGGCTCGCGTCTGTACAGCAACACCACCGGCTTGTTCGCTGGGCGTGACTTCAAGAAGCCCGACGACCGTCGCGAGGTCGCTGAGCTGCTAGGCATCTCGGTTGAGCGGATCCCAACGGAAGACAGCCTCCCTTACCACCAGATCATCGAAGGGATCCGCGAAGACAAGATCAAGGGACTGTGGGTCGTCTGCACGAACACGTCGCACTCGTGGATCAACCAATCCGACGCCCGTGAGCTGCTCGACAAGCTCGACTTCCTCGTCGTCCAGGACCTGTACCACACGACCGAGACCGCCCAGCAGGCGGACCTGGTGCTGCCCGCCGCGGGCTGGGCGGAGAAGGAAGGGACCTTCATCAACAGCGAACGCCGCTTCGGCGTCGTGAAGAAAGTCCATCGCCCCCCGGGCGAGGCGTTGCCCGATTTCTCGATCTTCCGGCTGGTCGCCGAGTACTGGGGTTGCGGCGATCTGTTCCGCGAGTGGGATTCGCCCGAAGCGGCGCTCGAGATTCTCAAGCGGCTCTCGGCGGGCCGCCCGTGCGACATCACCGGCATCGGAGACTACGAGGCGATCGACCGCGCGGGCGGGGCGCAGTGGCCCTGCGTCGAACCGGTCGCCGAGGTCGAGCAGCAACGCCGCCTGTTCGAGGACGGCCGCTTCTACCACGCCGACGAGCGGGCCCGCTTCATCTGGGAACCCTCTCGCGAGATGCCCGAGCCGCCCGACGACGCGTACCCCTTCCTGCTGATCACCGGGCGGGGCGCCGCTTCGCAGTGGCACACGCAGACACGCACGAGCAAGTCGGCCGTGCTCCGCAAACTCTATCCGCAGGGGATCTACGTCGAGGTCCACCCCGACGACGCCCGGCGCGAAGGCTTCGCGAATCTCGACACGATCACCGTCCGCTCACGCCGCGGCGAGCTCGAGGCGACCGCCTTCGTCACGCCGACCGTGCAACCGGGGCAGCTGTTCATCCCTATGCACTACGAAGCGACCAACCGCCTCACCCTGCCGCACTTCGATCCTTACTCGCACCAGCCGAGCTACAAGGACTGCGCGGTCCGGCTGGAGAAGGCTTAA